The sequence below is a genomic window from Pseudomonas cremoricolorata.
ATCGGTCTTTGCTTGTTGATGATGTGCCTGTATCTGGCGCCAGTTCTTGTGTTTTATCTCGCAAACGGCGACGCGATGCCGCGCACTGTCCGGGCCGCAAAGGTGTTGCTCGGGTGCATCTTCGTCAATGCCATGTTGTTGCCGGCACTCTTGGACCTGTGGGTATATTCCGCCGCCAATCTGATCAAGATCAGGGACAATACCGAGCTGAGCTATGTATTGAGCGAAAAGGACTATCCGAAGGAAATCTTCAGTAGCGCACCATGGCAATTGGAGAGTTACGAGGGGTCGAGTGGTTTATACGGCGTCAGGGCGTTTCGTCAGTTCCGCTTCGGCGATACGTTGTTGATCTGTCCCGCCAGCGACCGAAACATCACGTTGAAAGAGATCGACCGCTACGCGCATCGCTGCATTGCGTTGTCCGACGCCAAGGTGCATGTCGCCGCTCCTGTATCACGCGAAGATGCCGCGACGGTAGCCAAGCCGAATTGATCCTGTACCCAGGCCTGCCCACGTTCCGCTCTGGTTCAACTATCGGAACGCGAGATGTCACTCGCCCCCTTTTCAAACTGAGGCTGGGTGGCTTGGTTTTCGGAAACGGAGCGCTCCCCGATTAACTTGACGAGGGGAAGCACTGAGGCCGGATAACCGGCCTTGATGCCATACACGGGGATTAGTTGATCGATTTGGCTGAGGGTATTGGGGCCGCCTTGCGGCCCCTGACGGTTAACAGCAGCGACGGACCGTCCGCTACTGCAAGCGAATGCGTCATCTACTGATTACGCGTCACCCGCCACACCGTATTGGCCAAATCATCAGCAATGATCACCGCCCCCTTCGGATCCACCGTCACCCCCACAGGCCGGCCACGGGTCTTGCCATCCTCACCACGGAACCCAGTGGCGAAGTCCATCGGCTCGCCCGCCGGCTGGCCATTGGCGAACGGCACGAAGATCACCTTGTAGCCCACTGGGTTGTCGCGGTTCCAGCTGCCGTGTTCGCCGACGAAAGCGCCGTTGGCGAACTGTTCACCCATTTCCGGGATGGAGAAATCGACGCCCAGCGCTGCGACGTGGGAGCCGAGGCTGTAGTCGGGTTTCACCGCGATATCGACCATCTCGGGCTTGAACGGCTGCACGCGCTTGTCGGGGTTGGGGCCCCAGTAGGCGTAGGGCCAGCCGTAGAATTTGCCTTCCTGGATGGAGGTCAGGTAGTCGGGGACCAGGTCCGGGCCGAGTTCGTCGCGTTCGTTGGCCACGGCCCAGAGTTGGCCGGTTTCGGGCTGGATGGTCAGCGCGGTGGGGTTGCGTACGCCGGTGGCGTAGGGTTTGTGCATGCCGGTTTCGGCGTCGATCTGCCAGATCATGGCGCGGTCGGTTTCCACTTCCATGCCGCGTTCGCCGATGTTGCTGTTCGAGCCAATGCCCACATAGAGGTAGCGACCATCGGGGCTGATGGTCATGGCTTTGGTCCAGTGGTGGTTGATCGCAGACGGCAGGTCGACCAGTTTGGTCGGCGCGGCGCTGGCTTGGGTCTGGCCGTCCTGGTAGTCGAAGCGCACTACCGCGTCCTGGTTGGCAACGTACAGTTTGCCGTCGTGGAAGGCCAGGCCGTAGGGGGCGTTGAGGTTGTCGGCGAAGACGGTCTGGGTTTCGTACTTGCCATCGCCGTCAGCGTCGCGCAGTAGGGTCAGGCGGTTGCCGCCTTTCACCTTGGTGTTGCCTTGGGCCTTGATGTAGCTGGCGATCACATCCTTGGGCTTGAGCTTGGCGGCGTTGCCGCCGCGGCCTTCGGCAACGAGGATGTCGCCGTTGGGCAGCACCAGGGTCTGGCGTGGAATTTTCAGGTCGGTGGCGATGGCGGTGACGTTGAAGCCGTCGGGCACGGTGGGTTTGCTATCGCCCCACTCGGCCGGCTCGGCGATCTTCATGCTCGGCAGCAGACCGCGCTCAGGGGATGGCAGCTTCGGATCGGGGCCGCGGGCCAGTTCGCTGTCGGCTTCGCCGCCGCAGGCGCTCAGGAGCAAGGCCAGGCTCAGGCTGGTCAGGGCGTAGGGAATTCTCATCGCACACCTCCGTTACGCAGATTGCTCAGGCCCAGCCAGGCGGTGATGACGATCAGCACGCTCACAAGCACCGACAGCCACAGGCCGGCGGGCATCACCGCATAGGCGTCCTTGGCGTGTTCGAAGGCGTTGACCAGGCCGATCACCCAGGTGATCAGCAGCAGGGCGAAGTACACCAGCGGGCGGCCGCCCTTATGCTCGGCGCGAATCAGGTTGGCCAGGGCGAACAGCAGCGCCAGACCTGCGAACAACAGGCCACCTGCGATCAGCCAGGCGGCGAAGTTGGCCCACTGGATCTGGAAGCTGTTGGAGTAGGCGATGTCGCTCAGCAGCGCGCCAAGAAACAGCGGCACGCTGCCGCCGAGCAGAATCGAATGCAGCGGGCCGGGTCGGCAGCGGTAGTCGGGGTGGGTCGTAGTGGTCACGGTAGCTCCTTACCTGGGGTTCAGCGGGTCCGGGACTGACAGCGGGTGAAAAGCTCCGGTCCACCTGGCGAGCGCGGGGTGCGCTTAAGGGAAGATCGCCCGGTGTGCGCGTTGGTTCAGGTGCATGTGGCCGCTGAAACGTTTTGCGACATACAGTACCGGCAGTGCGTCAAACATTCCCAAGCCAGCCCGACTGCCCAATACGCCGTACGCTTTGCTATGGTCCATGACGTGCACCCCACTGCCCTGGAGTCGATCATGTCCACCGCATCCACCCGCCCGCCGCTGCCGCCGTTCACCCGTGAGTCCGCGATTCAAAAAGTCCGCCTGGCCGAGGATGGCTGGAACAGCCGTGACCCGGAAAAAGTCTCGCTCGCCTACACATTCGACACGCAATGGCGTAACCGCGTGGAGTTCGTCAGCAATCGCGAGGAGGCCAAGGCATTTCTGACCCGCAAGTGGAAGAAGGAGCTGGAGTACCGGCTGATCAAGGAGCTGTGGACCTTCGCCGACAACCGTATTGCGGTGCGCTATGCCTATGAGTGGCATGACGATTCAGGCAACTGGTTCCGTTCCTATGGCAACGAGAACTGGGAGTTCAGCGAGGATGGCCTGATGCAGCGGCGCTTTGCCTGCATCAATGACATGCCCATCACCGAAGCCGAGCGCAAGTTCCGATGGCCGCTGGGGCGGCGCCCGGATGATCATCCGGGGTTGTCGGCGTTGGGGTTGTGATCGTGCGTTCGGCTGCGGGTTGGCCTGGGTTGATCGGTGTCGCGCCTCAAAAGCTTCGCGGGTAAACCCGCTCCTACAGGAGCGGCTTTAGCCGCGATGGACCGCGAAGCGGCCCCAATCCAACCGGTAAATTTCCGACGATGACCCTCGTCCTCCGGTGACAACCCGCGCAGCCATTTCCTCTCGGCCAGCGCGTGTCTTTCACCTCCGGACCCGAGTCATCAATGAACCCGACCCTCAGCAGCCCCCTCACAGGCGCGGCCCTTGGCCTTCTGATGTGCGCTTTTTCTTCCTGGTCGCTGGCCGCGCAGCCGCAGCCGGGCGAGGTGTTCACCGACTGCAAGCCTGGCTGCCCGGAGATGGTGGTGTTGCCCGCGGGCAGCTTCACCATGGGCACGCCGGAAGACGAACAGGGCCGTGAGGACGACGAGGGGCCGTTGCACACGGTGACCTTCGCCAAGCCGTTCGCGGTCAGCCGTTTTCAGGTGCTCAACGGCGAGTGGCAGGCCTACCTGAAAGACACCGGCTACAAAATGCCCAGCGGCGATGATCGCCCCGGCCGCGAATGCATCGCCGGCGTGCCGCGCTACAGCGAAACCCAGGAATACAAAAGCCGCGACGCCAAGCGCTACCCGGCGGTGTGCATGAACTACGCCGAAGCGGAGGCGTATGCCGCCTGGCTGGCGAAGAAGACCGGCAAGTCCTACCGCCTGCTCAGCGAGGCCGAGCGAGAATACGCCGCCCGTGGCGGCACCACCGGCCCGCAGCCCTTCCCGCGCGATGAGGGCAAGCCCTACAGCATCGCCAAGCACGCCAACACCTACGGCCCGGAAGATGGCTTCAGCTACATCGCCCCGGCCGGCAGCTATGCGCCCAATGCCTTCGGCATCTACGACGCCCATGGCAACGTCTACGAATGGACCGCCGACTGCCAGAACGACGACTACGTCGGCGCGCCGAGCGATGGCAGCGCCTGGACCACCGGCGACTGCGTGGTGCGCATGATCCGCGGCAACGACTGGACCGAAGCGCCGATCTTCTCGCGCTCGGGCAACCGCAACTACCGCCACACCGAGCGCCGTGGCGACTGGCTGGGCTTTCGTGTGGCGCGCGAGCTGTAGGGCCCCCAGCGCCTAAATCCCCTGTGCCGACGCTCGTTTCCCAACACACGTCGGCCACCTGGGCGCCGACTTTTCGTTGCGAACGAGGTACCCCATGACCGCAGCATCGCGCAGCGCCACCCGCGAACTCCTGAGCCTGCTCAGGCCGTATCGCCTGCTGGTGATTTCCTCCATCGTGCTGGGCATCATCGGCGGCCTGGCGGTGACCGCCCTGCTGGCGACGGTCAACCAGAGCCTGCACAACGCCAACGGCCTGGGCACAGGGGTCGTGCTGGCCTTCATCGGGCTGTGCGTGGTGGCGCTGCTGACCAGCATCTTCGCCGACATCGGCAGCAACTATGTCGGCCAGCACGTCATCGCCCGGCTGCGCAAAGACCTCGGCGCCAAAGTGCTGTCGGCGCCGATCGATCAGATCGAACGCTACCGCACCCACCGGCTGATTCCGGTGCTGACCCACGACGTCGACACCATCAGCGACTTTGCCTTTTCCTTCGCGCCGCTGGCGATTTCGCTGACCGTGGTGCTGGGTTGCCTGGGGTATCTGGCCAGTCTCTCGCTGCCGATCTTCGCCATGACCCTGGTGGCCATCGGCATCGGCTCGGTGGTGCAGTACATTGCCCAGCGCAAGGGCATGCGCGGTTTCAATGCGGCGCGGGAAGCCGAAGACGAACTGCAAAAGCACTACCAGGCCGTGGCCGAGGGCGCCAAGGAACTGCGCATCCACCGCCCGCGCCGGCACAGCATGCTCACCCGCAACATCCAGGGCACCGCCGACCACATCCGCGACACCCACGTGCGCTCGATCAACCTCTACGTGATCGCCAAGAGCCTGGGCTCGATGCTGTTCTTCGTGGTCATCGGCCTGGCGCTGACCCTGCAATCACTGTGGCCGGCCAACGACCCGGCGGTGATCAGCGGTTTCGTGCTGGTGCTGCTGTACATGAAAGGCCCGCTGGAAAGCCTGATCGGCAACCTGCCGATCATCAACCGCGCACAAATCGCCTTCCGCCGCATCGCTGACCTGGGCGAGCGGTTCTCCTCGCCCGAACCGCACCTGCTGCTCAGCGCCGACGAGACCCCGCGCGCACCGTTCCAGCGCCTGGAACTGCGCAACGTGCAGTACAGCTTCCCGGCGGTGGCCGGCAGCGACGCGTTCACCCTGGGGCCGGTCAACCTCGACATCGCGCCGGGGGAAATGCTGTTCATCGCCGGGGAAAACGGTTCGGGCAAGACCACGCTGATCAAGCTGCTGCTAGGCCTGTACACACCGAGCCAGGGCGAGATCCGCGTCAACGGCGTGGCCATCGACGCCAAGGGCCTGGACGACTACCGCCAGCACTTCACCACCATCTTCGCCGACTACTTCCTCTTCGAAGACCTGATGCACGAAGGCCGCACCCTGCCCAGCGACGCCGCGCAGTACCTGGAACGCCTGGAGATCGCGCACAAGGTGAGCATCGTCGATGGCGCCTTCACCACCACCGACCTGTCCACCGGCCAGCGCAAGCGCCTGGCGCTGGTCAACGCCTGGCTCGACGAGCGCCCGGTGCTGGTCTTCGACGAATGGGCCGCCGACCAGGACCCGGCCTTCCGCCGGGTGTTCTACACCGAGCTGCTGCCCGACCTCAAACGCCTGGGCAAGACCATCATCGTCATCTCCCACGACGACCGTTACTTCGACCTCGCCGACCACCTGGTGCGCATGCACGCCGGCAAGGTGCTGCCGGCCCCGGCGCTGGCCTGAGCCAGCGGCGGCGAACCCGCGTGGTTCGCCGCCTGCGCCGCTAAATCCACCCCCGCCCCCTTCGTCTTCCCCGGTACAGCTCAATTCCTCTGCCGACGGCGACGAAACCGATGACGACCTCTCAGTTCACCCCTTGCGATGACGACCTGCTGGCCCTGTTGCTGGCCGACGAAGACGCGGTCGCGGATGCCATCGCCGTACGTCCGCAGGCCGCTGACGTCGACACCACGCCGCAGCCGCTGTCGTTCGCCCAGCAGCGCCTGTGGTTCGTGCAGCAGTTCGCCCCGCACAGCTCGGCCTACAACCTGCCGCGCGCGCTGCTGCTCGGCGGCGCGCTCGACAGCGCCGCGCTGCAGCGTGCCTTGCAGCAGGTGATCGAGCGCCACGACATCCTGCGCAGCCGCTTCGTGCAGGTCGATGAACAGGCCTGCCAGGTGGTCGATCGCCAGGCGCAACTGCACCTGCAACACCACGACCTGTCGGCGCTGGGCGAGACCGAGCGCGAGCAGCGCGTGCAGCAGCTGATGAACACCGAAGCCGGCACGCCCTTCGTGCTGGAACAGGCGCCGCTGATCCGCGCCAGCCTGATCGCCCTGGCGCCGCAGCGCCATGTGCTGCTGCTGAACATGCACCACATCGTTTCCGATGCCTGGTCGAACCCGATTTTGATGCGCGACCTGGCCGCCGCCTACCAAGGTCAGGCGCTGCCGCGTCCGCCTCTGCAACACGCCGACTACGCCCGCTGGCAGCGTGACGACTACCCCGCCACCGCCGCCCACGATCAGGCCGCCGCCTACTGGCGCGCTTACCTGGGCGAGGCCATCACCCCGCTGTCGCTGCCCACCGATCATCCGCGCGACGCTGCCCGTGTGCCCCTGGCCGCCAGCCATGCCCTGACCCTGCCCGGCGAGCAGGTACAACGCCTCAACCGCTTCTGCCAGGCCCATGGCCTGACCCCGTTCGTGGTGCTGCTGGGGGCCTGGCAACTGCTGCTGGGCCGCCATGCCGGGCAAGACGACTTCACCGTCGGCGTACCCAACGCCAGCCGCAACCAGGCGCAGACCCAAGACTTGGTCGGCTATTTCGTCAGCAGTCAGATCTACCGCGCACAACTCGACCCGACCCAGCCGGCGCTGAGCTTCCTGCACGGCCTGCGCCAGCACGCGCTGGCCGCGCTGGAGCATGCCGACCACCCGGTGGAACTGCTGCTCGAAGCCTTGCAGTTGCAGCGCAGCACCCAGGCCAACCCGCTGTTCCAGACCCTGTTCAACTGGCGCGTGGCCGGCAACGAGCAAGGCCCCATGCAGTTCGCTGACCTGGCCCTGGACTTTCTGCCGCTGGGCCAGCAACAGGCCAAGTTCGACCTGTCGCTGGATGTCGCCTACAGCCAGCGCCAGGTCGAGGCGCGTTTCGAATACGACGCCACGCTGTTCGAGGCGCCGCGCATCGCGCAACTGGCCGGGCACTGGGCGACGCTACTCGATGCGCTGCTGACCCAGCCGCAACAGGCCCTCGGTGAGCTGTCGATGTTCTGCGCCGATGAACGGCAGGCGCTGCTGGCGACCGGCCATGGCCCGCGCACGGCCTGCGGCGCTCTGCCCGCCGTGCATCAGTGGGTTTCCCAACAGGCCGCGCGCACGCCGCAGCGCCTTGCCGTGTGCTGCGCCGAGCACAGCCTGAGCTATGCCGAGCTGGAGCAGCGTGCCAATCAGCTGGCCCATCGCCTGATCGAACTCGGTGTCGGCCCGGACGTGGTGGTCGGTGTGGCGCTGGCGCGCAGCGTCGAGCTGGTGGTCGGCCTGCTGGCGATTCTCAAGGCCGGTGGCGCCTACCTGCCACTGGACCCCAGCTACCCGGCAGAACGTCTGGACTACATGATCCGCGACAGCGGCACCGCCCTGGTGCTGCTGCAACCCGAGCAACGCCTGCCCCTGCCTGCGGGGGTCCAGGCGCTGGCACTGGACAACCTCGAACACTACAGCAACGCAACGCCGCAGGTGCCGGTGCACGCCGAGCACCTGGCCTACCTCATCTACACCTCCGGCTCCACCGGCCGGCCCAAGGGCGTGCAGGTGCGCCATGGCGGCCTGAGCAATCACATGGCCTGGATGCACGCCGAGCTGCCGTTGCAGGCCGACGACCGCGTGCTGCAAAAAACCGCCTTCAGCTTCGACGCCTCGGTGTGGGAGTTCTGGCTGCCGCTGCTCAGCGGCGCCGAACTGGTACTGGCCAGCCCGGCACTGAGCGATGATCTGTCGCTGCTCTGGCAGGAGGTGCACAGCGCCGGCATCACTGTGTTGCAGATGGCGCCGTCGCTGCTGCAAGCCTTGCTGCCCCAGGCCGAAGACGCGCAACTGGCCGGCCTGCGCCTGCTGGCGCTGGGCGGCGAGGCGCTGGGCGTAGAGCTGGTGATGCAACTGCAGCGGCGCTTCAGCGGGCGCATCGTCAACCTGTACGGCCCCACCGAAGCGACCATCGACACCTGCCACTGCACTCTGCAAGGCGCCCCCGATGGCGCCATCGCGCCGATTGGCCAGACCATCGACAACGTCCACAGCCATGTGCTCGACGGCCAGTTGCAGCCGTGCCTGGCAGGTACGCCTGGCGAGCTGTACATCGGCGGTGCGGGCTTGGCGCGTGGTTACCACCAGCGTCCGGGGCTGACCGCCGAGCGCTTCGTGCCCGACCCGTTCGGCGCTGGCGGTGCGCGCCTGTACCGCAGCGGCGACCTCACCCGCCGCCGCAGCGACGGCGCCCTCGACTACCTCAGCCGCATCGACCACCAGGTGAAGATTCGCGGCCTGCGCATCGAGCTGGGCGAAATCGAAAGCCAACTGTTGCGCCAGGCCGGCATCGCCGAGGCCGCCGTGCTGGCCCACGACACCGGCCATGGCCAGCAACTGGTGGCCTATCTGGCCCCGGCCACCGGCAGCGACGCCCAGACCCTGCGCAGCGCCTTGCAGCAGGTGCTGCCCGACTACATGGTGCCGGCGCACGTTCTGTTCCTCGAACGCCTGCCGCTGACCAGCAACGGCAAGCGCGACCGCCGCGCCCTGCCTGCCCCCGACAGCCACGCTGCACAGCGCAGCTACCGCGCCGCCAGCGAGCCGATGCAGCAGGCCATCGCCGGCATCTGGCAGGCAGTGCTCAAGCTCGATCAGGTGGGGCTGGACGACAACTTCTTCGAACTGGGCGGCGACTCGATTCTGTCGATTCAGGTGGTCAGCCGCGCGCGTCAGGCCGGCATCCACTTCACCCCCAAAGACCTGTTCACCTTGCAGACCATCGAGGCCCTGGCCCAGGTCGCGGTGTTCGGTGGCAACAGCGTGCAGGCCGAGCAAGGCCCGGTGCAGGGCGCCGCGCCGCTGCTGCCGATCCAGCACGGCTTCTTCGCCAGCGCCATTGCCCAGCGCGGGCAGTGGAACCAGTCGGTGATGCTCAAGCCGGCCAACGCGCTCGATGCCAGCCTGCTGCGCCAGGCCCTGCACGCCCTGGTGGCGCACCACGATGCCCTGCGCCTGCGTTTCACTCAGCACGCCGAGGGCTGGCGGGCCGAGCATGCGCCAGCCGTTGCCGATGAGGTGCTGTGGCAGGCCGAGGTCAGCGACGCCGCCGCGCAACTGGCGCTGGCCAATCAGGCCCAGCGCAGCCTTGATCTTGCACACGGCCCACTGCTGCGCGCGGTGCTGATGACCCTGGCCGATGGCAGCCAGCGCCTGCTGCTGGTGATCCATCACCTGGTGGTCGATGGTGTGTCGTGGCGCATCCTGTTCGACGACTTGCAGCAGGTCTACGGCCAGTTGCAAGCCGGCCAGGCGCCTCGCCTGATGGCCAAAACCAGCGCCTTCAAGCGCTGGGGTGAGCGTCTGAGCGAGTACGCCCAGAGCGCCGCCGCGCACAACCAGCTGGCGTACTGGCAGGCACAGTTGGCCGGCCTTGACGCCGACCTGCCCGGCGCCCGCCGCGACGCCAGCCTGCTCGCCCGCCATGCACGGACCGTCGGTGTGCAACTGAGCCAGACCCACACCCGGCAGCTGTTGCAGGACGCCCCGGCTGCCTACCGCACCCGCATCAACGACCTGCTGCTCACCGCGCTGGCCCGCGCCGTGCAGGGCTGGAGCGGCCTGCCGGAGGTGCTGGTGCAACTGGAAGGCCATGGCCGCGAAGCGCTGTTCGACGACCTCGACCTGACCCGCACGGTCGGCTGGTTCACCAGCCTGTTCCCGCTGCGCCTGAGCCCGCAAACCGAACTGGCCGCTTCGATCAAGACCATCAAGGAACAACTGCGCAACGTGCCGGACAATGGCCTGGGCCACGGCGCGCTGCTGCACCTGGGCAGCCCTGAAGTGCGGCAAGCCCTGCGCGCGCTGCCGACACCGCGCATCACCTTCAACTACCTCGGCCAGTTCGATGGCAGCTTCAGCGACGACGACGGCGCACTGTTCGCCCCCTGCGCCGAGCCTGTCGGTGACGAGAAAAGCGCCGACGCGCCGCTGGGCAACTGGCTGACGGTCAACAGCCAGGTGTATGCCGGGCAGCTGAACATGGCCTGGACCTTCAGCGAGGCGATGTTCGACACCGCCCACATCGAGGCCCTGGCGCAGCGCTGCCAGCACGAGCTGGAGCAGCTCATCGAACACTGCTGCAACGGCCAGCACCTGGGCGTGACGCCGTCGGACTTCCCCCTCGCGCAACTGAGCCAGCAGCAACTCGATGCGCTGCCTATTGCCGTGCGCAACATCGACGACATCTTCCCGCTGTCGCCGATGCAGGAAGGCCTGCTGGTGCACACCCTGCTGGAGCAGCACTCGGGCATCTACTTCATGCAAGAGTGCTACACCATCCGCGAACCGCTGGACTACGCGCTGTTCGATGCCGCCTGGCAGCAGGTGGTGCAGCGCTACGAGGCAGTGCGCGCCTCGTTCCTGTGGAACACCGGTGGCGAATTGTTGCAGGTGATTCACCGCGACACCCCGGTAAAGGTCGAGCTGCTCGACCTCAGCCACCTGCCATTGACCGACGCCGAGCCGCACATCCTCACCTTGCTGCGCCTGGAGCGCGAAGCCGGTTTCGACCTGGGCAAGGCGCCGCCGATTCGCTTCAAGCTGATCCGCCTGGCCGACGACAGCCACCGCTTCATCATGAGCAACCACCACATCCTCATCGATGCCTGGTGCCGTTCGCTGCTGATGTCGGACTTCTTCGAGATCTACCACGCGGCCCTCGAACAGCGCCCCAGCCAATTGCGCACGCCGTATCGCTTCCGCCACTTCATCGAGTGGCTGCAACAGCAAGACCCGCACGCCGCCGAAGCGTTCTGGCGCGCGCAGCTGGCCGGTTTCGAGCAGGCCACGCCGCTGCCGCTGGACCGTCCGCAGTTGGCGGATCAGTCGCACTCGCGCATCGACGACAACTACACCTGGCTCAGCCCCGAGCACAGCGCGCAGTTGCTGGAAACCGCCAACCAGCACCGCCTGACCGTCAACACCCTGGTGCAGGCGGCTTGGGCGCTGACCTTGCACCATTACAGCCGCAGCCGCGACGTGCTGTTCGGCGTGACGGTTTCCGGGCGCCCGGCGCACCTACCGCAAATGCAGGACACCGTCGGCCTGTTCATCAACAGTGTGCCGCTGCGGGTACCCCTGCCGCCCCCGGAGCAGCCGTGCACCACCCTCGACTGGCTCCGCGGCATTCTCGAACGCAACGTCGCCCTGCGCGAATACGACTACCTGCCGCTGGTGCGCATTCAGGCGTGCAGCGAACTGGCTGCCGGCCAGCAGCTGTTCGACAGCCTGTTCGTATTCGAGAACGCGCCGCTGGACGCCTCGGTGGGCAGCGATGCGCGCGACATGGGCGTGGTCTCGGAGTCGTCGCGCACCCACACTAACTACCCGATCACCGTGGTGGTCTACCCCGGTGAACAACTGGGCCTGCACCTGTCCTACGACAGCCGCTATTTCAAGCGCAGCAGCATGGACGCTGTGCTGGCGCAGTTCCGGCAGTACCTCGAAGCGCTGCCGCAGCACCTGCACAGCCCGCTGGAGCAGCTCGCCCAGGCCCACGACGCCGATGCCGACGCGCTGCTGGCGCACACCCGCACCGAGGTCGAGCATGACCTGGCGCGCTCGTTCATCGAGCGCTTCGAAGCCCAGGTCGAGCGCCGTGGCGAAGCCATCGCCGCCACCTGCGGCGCACGGCAGTGGAGCTACCGCGAGCTGGAGCGCCAGGCCAACCGCGTCGGTCAGGCGCTGATCGCCCAGGGCGTCGGTGAAGACCAGCCGGTGGCGCTGCTGGCCGAGCGCGAACTGGAACTGCTGGCCAGCATCGTCGGCGCGTTCAAGGCCGGTGCCGGCTACCTGCCGCTCGACCCCAGCCACCCCGAC
It includes:
- a CDS encoding non-ribosomal peptide synthetase: MTTSQFTPCDDDLLALLLADEDAVADAIAVRPQAADVDTTPQPLSFAQQRLWFVQQFAPHSSAYNLPRALLLGGALDSAALQRALQQVIERHDILRSRFVQVDEQACQVVDRQAQLHLQHHDLSALGETEREQRVQQLMNTEAGTPFVLEQAPLIRASLIALAPQRHVLLLNMHHIVSDAWSNPILMRDLAAAYQGQALPRPPLQHADYARWQRDDYPATAAHDQAAAYWRAYLGEAITPLSLPTDHPRDAARVPLAASHALTLPGEQVQRLNRFCQAHGLTPFVVLLGAWQLLLGRHAGQDDFTVGVPNASRNQAQTQDLVGYFVSSQIYRAQLDPTQPALSFLHGLRQHALAALEHADHPVELLLEALQLQRSTQANPLFQTLFNWRVAGNEQGPMQFADLALDFLPLGQQQAKFDLSLDVAYSQRQVEARFEYDATLFEAPRIAQLAGHWATLLDALLTQPQQALGELSMFCADERQALLATGHGPRTACGALPAVHQWVSQQAARTPQRLAVCCAEHSLSYAELEQRANQLAHRLIELGVGPDVVVGVALARSVELVVGLLAILKAGGAYLPLDPSYPAERLDYMIRDSGTALVLLQPEQRLPLPAGVQALALDNLEHYSNATPQVPVHAEHLAYLIYTSGSTGRPKGVQVRHGGLSNHMAWMHAELPLQADDRVLQKTAFSFDASVWEFWLPLLSGAELVLASPALSDDLSLLWQEVHSAGITVLQMAPSLLQALLPQAEDAQLAGLRLLALGGEALGVELVMQLQRRFSGRIVNLYGPTEATIDTCHCTLQGAPDGAIAPIGQTIDNVHSHVLDGQLQPCLAGTPGELYIGGAGLARGYHQRPGLTAERFVPDPFGAGGARLYRSGDLTRRRSDGALDYLSRIDHQVKIRGLRIELGEIESQLLRQAGIAEAAVLAHDTGHGQQLVAYLAPATGSDAQTLRSALQQVLPDYMVPAHVLFLERLPLTSNGKRDRRALPAPDSHAAQRSYRAASEPMQQAIAGIWQAVLKLDQVGLDDNFFELGGDSILSIQVVSRARQAGIHFTPKDLFTLQTIEALAQVAVFGGNSVQAEQGPVQGAAPLLPIQHGFFASAIAQRGQWNQSVMLKPANALDASLLRQALHALVAHHDALRLRFTQHAEGWRAEHAPAVADEVLWQAEVSDAAAQLALANQAQRSLDLAHGPLLRAVLMTLADGSQRLLLVIHHLVVDGVSWRILFDDLQQVYGQLQAGQAPRLMAKTSAFKRWGERLSEYAQSAAAHNQLAYWQAQLAGLDADLPGARRDASLLARHARTVGVQLSQTHTRQLLQDAPAAYRTRINDLLLTALARAVQGWSGLPEVLVQLEGHGREALFDDLDLTRTVGWFTSLFPLRLSPQTELAASIKTIKEQLRNVPDNGLGHGALLHLGSPEVRQALRALPTPRITFNYLGQFDGSFSDDDGALFAPCAEPVGDEKSADAPLGNWLTVNSQVYAGQLNMAWTFSEAMFDTAHIEALAQRCQHELEQLIEHCCNGQHLGVTPSDFPLAQLSQQQLDALPIAVRNIDDIFPLSPMQEGLLVHTLLEQHSGIYFMQECYTIREPLDYALFDAAWQQVVQRYEAVRASFLWNTGGELLQVIHRDTPVKVELLDLSHLPLTDAEPHILTLLRLEREAGFDLGKAPPIRFKLIRLADDSHRFIMSNHHILIDAWCRSLLMSDFFEIYHAALEQRPSQLRTPYRFRHFIEWLQQQDPHAAEAFWRAQLAGFEQATPLPLDRPQLADQSHSRIDDNYTWLSPEHSAQLLETANQHRLTVNTLVQAAWALTLHHYSRSRDVLFGVTVSGRPAHLPQMQDTVGLFINSVPLRVPLPPPEQPCTTLDWLRGILERNVALREYDYLPLVRIQACSELAAGQQLFDSLFVFENAPLDASVGSDARDMGVVSESSRTHTNYPITVVVYPGEQLGLHLSYDSRYFKRSSMDAVLAQFRQYLEALPQHLHSPLEQLAQAHDADADALLAHTRTEVEHDLARSFIERFEAQVERRGEAIAATCGARQWSYRELERQANRVGQALIAQGVGEDQPVALLAERELELLASIVGAFKAGAGYLPLDPSHPDERLADILVRSRTPALICSAAQQSRAQTLLAGLATPVTLLVYEQLLAGAYSEARPGRYSAPNSLAYVIFTSGSTGQPKGVMVEQAGMLNNQLSKLPYLGLDEQAVIAQTASQSFDISVWQFLTALLCGGQVRIVPDAVARHPAQLLHEVAEQRISVLEIVPALIQAVLEEPHLALPALRWLLPTGEALPAETAAAWLQRYPGIALVNAYGPAECSDDVAFYTLPVDGVQRSNIPIGYATDNNRLYLLDDYLQPVPDGAVGEICVAGVGVGRGYCADPLRTVPVFVPNPFAVHPGERLYKTGDLARRRKDDGALEYLGRVDQQVKVNGFRIELGEIEAQIGQFSAVREAAVLVVEHTLGKGLVAFLTVEDGTTVDADGLEALRDFLKARLPLYMVPALYQVLEQMPRNANGKLDRKALARLPVHAGEQAFRAAEGETAQAVAAIWQAVLKVERVGLDDHFFALGGNSLLATQVTSRIQLQLAIEAPLAALFESASLEDFVRRLPAAAPPETELSDLFDLLDELETQ